The nucleotide window CCTTCTACCAGTTCACTTTTGTCGATGTTGGTTTTCTGCTGCACGGCGCGTAGCACCTCCCGGGGCATGGCCGGGTCGTAGAGCAGGCGGGCAGGGTAGCCGGTTTCGCGCTTCTGCAGGCTGCTCTTAATTTTGGCCAGCAAGTTGCCTGAAACCTCCTCCTGAATGTCCAGCTCGGCATCCCGCGAAATCTTGATGGCGTGCACCTGCACCCGCCCGAACCGGGGAAACAGCTCCTGAGCGCAGCACCGAATCACGTCGTCCAGGAACATGACGTAGCGCTCCTCACCCTGGTCGGGCAGGCGCACAAAGCGGCCGCCGTGGCGCTTGGTGGGCAGCTCCATCACCAGCACTCGCTCGTCCTCCTCGCCTTTTTTCTTTTGCAAGGGCTGCGTCAGGAAGAAGGTGAGGTACACGGTCTGATCCTTCAGAAACAGGTGGTGCAGAGTGTCGTCCAGGATAACGGGCGAAAGCAGATCCTGCACCCGGTCCCGGAAATACTGCTGCACCCACTGGCGCTGCTCGTCGGTGAGGTCGTGCTCGTTGATGAGGTGAATGTGCTGGGCGTGCAGCTCGGGCAGAATCTGGTTGCGGAACGTGTCGCCGAATTCCTGCTGCTGGCGACCCACTTCACGTAGCACGTCGTCGAGCTGCCGGGCCGGATCTTCGCCCAGCTTGGCCAGGGTTTTCTTCTTGAGCTTGAGCAGGCGGCGAATGGTGGCCACCCGCACCTTGAAGTACTCGTCGAGGTTGGAAGAAAAGATAGCCAGAAACTTCAGCCGCTCCAGCAAAGGCACCTGGGGGCACTGCGCTTCCTGCAGCACGCGGTGGTTGAAGGAAAGCCAGCTCAGCTCCCGGTCCTGAAACCGGGGCAAGGTGGGGGTAGGCTGATGACTCATGAAGCAAGGGGAAAGGGTGGTCAGTTAGCTTCGGTGGTGCTTGGGCGCGTCGAAGAAGTAGTATTCGGCGTTGGTGCGGTCCAGGTCCTGCCAGCGTTCAATGTTGAACTTCAGGCACACCACCGCGGCCGTGGGCATTTCGGGAATGGCGCTGGGCGAAAGCAGGTTGGCAAAGTCGGTGATGGTGTTGTTGTGGCCGATGAGCAGCACCGCGTCGGCCTCGTCGGGTAGCTCGCGCACCACGGCCAGCAGCTCCAGCGGGTCGGCGCGGTAAATGCGCTCCTCTACTTTGATCTGCTCGTGCGGGTAGTGCAGTTCC belongs to Hymenobacter sp. J193 and includes:
- a CDS encoding histidine phosphatase family protein, coding for MKTLYLMRHAKSSWSFEDLSDHDRPLNDRGRDDAPAMGRALAGRQIKLDLLVSSTAVRALSTAALVAKELHYPHEQIKVEERIYRADPLELLAVVRELPDEADAVLLIGHNNTITDFANLLSPSAIPEMPTAAVVCLKFNIERWQDLDRTNAEYYFFDAPKHHRS